A window of the Serratia sarumanii genome harbors these coding sequences:
- a CDS encoding DUF6911 family protein, giving the protein MMNYELSCLLAGEKYARNESPLWPDVLDFLNILKNSSGSVNIRIINAPEVGPERLSVEAENGFYLVTLLEYDESGSDVRSIWDQTSSSGENVMILGNYWPKRQLTKDFDLVVRIFKEFFDTGNVSMDLLN; this is encoded by the coding sequence ATGATGAATTATGAACTTTCGTGTCTATTGGCTGGTGAGAAATATGCCAGAAATGAGTCCCCTTTATGGCCCGATGTGCTCGATTTTTTAAATATTTTGAAGAATAGTAGTGGTAGTGTAAATATTAGGATCATTAATGCTCCAGAAGTTGGGCCTGAAAGACTCAGTGTTGAGGCAGAGAATGGCTTTTATCTGGTGACTTTGCTTGAATATGATGAGTCTGGGAGCGATGTAAGGTCTATATGGGATCAAACTTCTTCTTCTGGGGAAAATGTCATGATTCTTGGTAATTACTGGCCGAAGCGGCAGCTTACTAAGGACTTTGATCTTGTTGTCAGGATCTTTAAAGAGTTCTTTGATACAGGCAATGTTTCAATGGATCTTCTGAATTAA
- a CDS encoding DUF6862 domain-containing protein has protein sequence MNELREKDIASDKKVIEACGNGAAASAACGAARLEVIAAKGEYETGPYNSKVSQQYADAYGQIVNLLNITSVDAQSQQQVKDAMVNYAMVQLGVDKATAEAYIETYDGMKIVAASLTPVLGSAAAKQLGKIVDANLKVVAKGNVDGSKFTDTNQGIRPSQLADFNKPTLINDVVQAKIDKRPDKNYPNGNMGTAHAEIGVIQQAFDKGMTQGREMAMSVAGKEVCNYCLSDVRTMAEKAGLKSLTIYEEATGNVLFWQQGMKKIENRGPAK, from the coding sequence ATTAATGAACTGCGTGAAAAGGATATCGCCAGCGACAAGAAGGTGATAGAGGCCTGCGGAAATGGTGCGGCAGCCAGTGCGGCCTGTGGTGCGGCGAGACTGGAGGTTATCGCGGCCAAGGGTGAGTATGAAACCGGGCCGTATAACTCGAAGGTGAGCCAGCAATACGCGGATGCTTACGGCCAGATAGTGAACCTGCTGAATATCACCAGTGTTGATGCGCAGAGTCAGCAACAGGTGAAAGATGCGATGGTGAACTATGCCATGGTGCAGCTTGGCGTAGATAAGGCTACGGCAGAGGCTTACATCGAAACCTATGATGGGATGAAGATTGTAGCGGCCTCATTGACTCCTGTGCTTGGTTCAGCGGCAGCGAAACAGCTTGGTAAGATTGTTGATGCGAATCTGAAGGTCGTGGCGAAAGGGAACGTAGATGGTAGTAAGTTTACTGATACTAACCAAGGTATTAGACCTTCACAGTTAGCCGATTTTAATAAACCGACTCTTATCAACGATGTGGTACAGGCCAAGATAGATAAGAGGCCTGATAAAAATTACCCTAATGGAAATATGGGCACCGCTCATGCAGAAATAGGTGTGATTCAGCAAGCCTTTGATAAAGGAATGACTCAAGGGCGTGAAATGGCGATGAGTGTAGCTGGTAAGGAAGTATGTAACTACTGTCTGAGTGATGTAAGAACTATGGCAGAAAAGGCCGGATTAAAGTCACTGACGATATACGAAGAAGCAACTGGTAACGTTCTTTTTTGGCAGCAAGGGATGAAAAAAATAGAGAACCGAGGGCCGGCAAAATGA
- a CDS encoding MFS transporter, producing MSENTAETQTAIISAPNASGKKIIFAASFGNALEFFDFGIYNFFVIYISVLFFPPSSDPHLALLLAFATFGVSFFMRPLGGILIGAYADRCGRKPAMILTISLMSLGTAMIGFAPTYASAGYWGTVTLVAARLIQGVAAGGEVGASMSLLVESAPPNRRGFYSSWSLATQGIATVVGGVTALALSAALPVLSGEPNAMAEWGWRIPFFIGVALAPLGCWLRLGLESDRPSVPRAHEPPAQLRKHSRAVVLGVMLTIGATVATYISMYYLGTYAVKYLGMAQAYGYAAMLLAGLVTFGGSLLVGHWCDRYGRLPLIRWSRIAILIVALPAFWWLSAVPHPAVLLLIVALLVGLTTLGSVPTMLMISELFPQRIRALGFALVYSLGVAIFGGFAQYIASQSIALSGSLLAPAVYLMLATLASLAVLPLLRETGGEPLR from the coding sequence ATGAGTGAAAATACGGCTGAAACTCAAACGGCAATAATATCGGCTCCGAACGCCAGCGGCAAAAAGATCATATTCGCCGCCTCTTTCGGTAATGCGCTGGAGTTTTTCGACTTCGGTATTTATAACTTCTTCGTTATTTACATCAGCGTATTGTTCTTTCCACCGTCCAGCGATCCGCATTTGGCATTGCTGTTGGCGTTCGCGACGTTTGGCGTCAGCTTCTTCATGCGGCCGCTGGGCGGCATTCTGATTGGCGCCTATGCCGATCGCTGCGGCCGCAAACCGGCGATGATCCTGACGATTTCCTTGATGAGCCTGGGCACGGCGATGATCGGCTTTGCGCCGACCTACGCCAGCGCCGGCTACTGGGGAACCGTCACCTTGGTAGCGGCGCGCCTGATCCAGGGCGTGGCGGCGGGCGGCGAGGTAGGGGCGTCGATGTCGTTGCTGGTGGAGTCGGCGCCGCCCAACCGGCGCGGCTTCTATTCCAGCTGGTCGTTGGCGACGCAGGGCATCGCCACCGTGGTTGGCGGCGTCACCGCGCTGGCGCTCAGCGCGGCCTTGCCGGTGCTTTCCGGCGAGCCGAACGCCATGGCCGAGTGGGGATGGCGTATTCCTTTCTTTATCGGCGTGGCGCTGGCGCCGCTCGGTTGCTGGCTGCGTCTAGGGCTGGAGAGCGATCGGCCGTCGGTGCCGCGGGCGCACGAGCCACCCGCGCAGTTGCGCAAGCACTCGCGGGCGGTGGTGCTCGGCGTGATGCTGACCATCGGCGCCACCGTCGCCACTTACATCTCGATGTATTATCTCGGCACCTACGCGGTGAAATACTTGGGGATGGCGCAGGCCTACGGCTATGCCGCGATGCTGCTGGCGGGGCTTGTCACCTTCGGCGGCAGCCTGCTGGTCGGGCACTGGTGCGATCGTTACGGCCGCCTGCCGCTGATCCGTTGGTCGCGGATCGCGATTCTGATCGTGGCCCTGCCGGCGTTTTGGTGGCTGAGCGCGGTGCCGCATCCGGCGGTGCTGTTGCTGATTGTCGCGCTGCTGGTCGGGTTGACCACGCTCGGTTCGGTGCCGACCATGCTGATGATTTCGGAGCTGTTCCCGCAGCGCATTCGCGCTTTGGGGTTTGCGTTGGTCTACAGCCTCGGGGTGGCGATCTTCGGCGGTTTTGCCCAGTACATCGCCTCGCAGTCGATCGCGCTGAGCGGCTCGCTGCTGGCGCCCGCCGTCTATTTGATGCTGGCGACGCTGGCTTCGCTGGCGGTGCTGCCGCTGCTGCGCGAAACCGGCGGCGAGCCGCTGCGCTAG
- a CDS encoding immunity 8 family protein, with protein MKASLRSIGCDWFDLSSYQPEQNDCFQFLAHLCIGPVGEEGINHFDVFICTPEWLCKHHWLPELMRHTLLVRKYDLDEITKTITDYIDQCEGDDWMEIAQKLSRVFAWEFEDYQPYHP; from the coding sequence ATGAAGGCATCTCTAAGAAGTATTGGCTGTGATTGGTTTGATTTATCAAGCTATCAACCTGAGCAGAATGATTGTTTTCAATTTTTAGCTCATTTATGTATAGGGCCAGTAGGGGAGGAGGGAATCAATCATTTTGATGTTTTTATCTGCACCCCTGAATGGCTCTGCAAGCACCACTGGCTGCCGGAACTGATGCGTCACACGTTGCTGGTACGTAAATACGATTTGGATGAGATAACCAAAACCATCACCGATTACATCGATCAATGTGAAGGCGATGACTGGATGGAGATTGCTCAGAAACTCTCTCGTGTTTTTGCTTGGGAATTCGAAGATTACCAGCCTTACCATCCGTAA
- a CDS encoding surface-adhesin E family protein: MKKYNQLIITLLGFALISGCSSEKSKDTSPPPGYTKLFQGSDSITYLKKMDSWHYQGNSDIIQFEMIISFFKEDTVVGKKFQSIKEKILYDCNTENKYTKLPIGFFSDKYATGKAIVPYPLSSSRWLIAENNSLDAIGWQNYCVKYKKAIDAQS; the protein is encoded by the coding sequence ATGAAAAAATACAACCAATTGATCATCACACTCTTAGGTTTCGCACTCATATCAGGTTGTAGCAGCGAAAAATCAAAAGACACATCTCCACCACCAGGGTATACCAAATTATTCCAGGGAAGCGACTCGATTACCTACCTGAAGAAAATGGACTCGTGGCATTACCAGGGCAATAGCGACATTATTCAATTTGAGATGATTATTTCATTCTTTAAAGAGGATACGGTAGTTGGTAAAAAGTTTCAATCCATAAAAGAAAAAATACTTTATGATTGCAATACCGAAAATAAGTACACAAAACTCCCCATTGGCTTCTTCTCTGACAAATATGCAACGGGAAAAGCGATTGTTCCCTACCCACTCAGTTCGAGCAGGTGGCTTATCGCAGAAAATAACAGTCTTGACGCTATTGGATGGCAAAATTATTGCGTGAAATATAAGAAGGCCATCGACGCACAAAGTTGA
- a CDS encoding M20 aminoacylase family protein: MINKIIEGYLPQLTAIRHDIHQHPELGFEEFRTSDLVADYLSSWGYEVHRGLAGTGVVGTLRAGDGVKSLGLRADMDALPIEENTGKPWSSSVANRMHACGHDGHTTMLLGAARYLAHTRNFNGTLHLIFQPAEEMLNGGARMVEQGLFERFPCDAIFAMHNMPGMPLGEFFFQHGPFMASMDQFNVRVQGRGGHGAIPQLTIDPVLVASHITVSLQSIVSRNIDPLEAAVITVGSIKAGEAANVIPDSAEMKLSVRSLDRQARATLLARIPALIEAQAASFGAHAVVEHVNGTPVLVNDEGITRFAHRVAQQQFGAARAHYGARPLMGSEDFAFMLDAHPQGCYLIIGNGDGEGSCMVHNPGYDFNDGCLAAGSHYWAALAEAYLK; this comes from the coding sequence ATGATAAATAAAATCATCGAAGGGTATTTACCGCAGCTCACGGCTATTCGGCACGATATTCATCAGCACCCCGAATTGGGTTTCGAAGAGTTTCGCACCAGCGATCTGGTCGCGGATTATCTGAGTTCGTGGGGTTATGAGGTGCACCGCGGATTGGCGGGCACCGGCGTGGTGGGCACGCTGCGGGCGGGCGACGGCGTGAAAAGCCTCGGGCTGCGCGCCGATATGGATGCCTTGCCGATCGAGGAGAACACCGGCAAACCCTGGAGCAGCAGCGTGGCCAACCGCATGCACGCCTGCGGCCATGACGGCCATACCACCATGCTGCTCGGCGCCGCCCGTTACCTGGCGCATACGCGCAACTTCAACGGCACGCTGCACCTGATTTTCCAACCGGCGGAAGAGATGCTGAACGGCGGCGCGCGCATGGTGGAACAGGGGCTGTTCGAGCGCTTCCCCTGCGACGCCATCTTCGCCATGCACAACATGCCGGGCATGCCGCTCGGTGAGTTCTTCTTCCAGCACGGCCCGTTTATGGCCTCGATGGATCAGTTCAACGTGCGGGTGCAGGGGCGTGGCGGCCACGGCGCCATCCCGCAGCTGACGATCGATCCGGTGCTGGTGGCCTCGCATATCACCGTTTCCCTGCAGAGCATCGTCTCGCGCAATATCGATCCGCTGGAAGCGGCGGTGATCACCGTCGGCAGCATCAAGGCCGGTGAGGCGGCCAACGTGATCCCGGACAGCGCGGAGATGAAGCTCAGCGTGCGCTCGCTGGATCGCCAGGCGCGCGCAACCTTGCTGGCGCGCATTCCGGCGCTGATCGAGGCGCAGGCGGCAAGCTTCGGCGCTCACGCGGTGGTGGAACACGTTAACGGCACGCCGGTGCTGGTCAACGACGAAGGGATAACCCGTTTCGCCCACCGCGTGGCACAGCAGCAGTTCGGCGCCGCTCGCGCGCACTATGGCGCCCGGCCGCTGATGGGCAGCGAAGATTTCGCCTTCATGCTCGATGCGCACCCGCAGGGCTGTTACCTGATCATCGGCAACGGCGATGGCGAAGGCAGCTGCATGGTGCATAACCCGGGATATGACTTTAACGACGGCTGTCTGGCGGCCGGCAGCCATTATTGGGCAGCGTTGGCGGAAGCGTATTTAAAATAA
- a CDS encoding carbon starvation CstA family protein — translation MKNIRSGLIWLLVALVGAFAFAMLALSRGEHVNAVWLVVAAVACYSIAYRFYSRFIADKVFELDDRRLTPAERRNDGLDYVPTNKWVLFGHHFAAIAGAGPLVGPILAAQMGFLPGTIWILVGVMLAGAVQDFLVLFISTRRDGRSLGEMAKQELGAFAGVITMLGALGVMIIILSALALVVVKALADSPWGLFTIAATIPIALFMGIYMRFIRPGKIAEISVIGFVLMLLAIIYGGNVAQDPYWGPFFTLHGTTLTWVLVIYGFVASVLPVWLLLAPRDYLSTFMKIGVIIGLAIGIVFAMPEMKMPAVSRFIDGSGPVFAGALFPFLFITIACGAISGFHALVSSGTTPKLVERESHIRFIGYGAMLMESFVAIMALICASVLDPGVYFAMNSPAALIGTTVENASQVINSWGFIVTPETLALIAKEVGENSILSRAGGAPTFAVGMAHIISEVFNSRAMMAFWYHFAILFEALFILTAVDAGTRACRFMVQDLVGVAVPQLANNRSWFGNLAGTTVAVAGWGFFVYQGVVDPLGGINTLWPLFGIGNQMLASMALILGTVVLFKMKKQRYAWVTILPTAWLFVTSMTAGWQKIFHEKPSIGFLAQAKKFSTGIEQGTIIAPAKSLKDMETIVFSNQINAALCGFFMLVAVTMLIAAFFAIRRALRSEQPTTHEVSAALREETGRG, via the coding sequence ATGAAAAACATCAGGTCCGGACTTATCTGGCTGCTGGTGGCGTTGGTCGGCGCCTTCGCCTTCGCCATGCTGGCGCTCAGCCGCGGCGAACACGTCAACGCCGTCTGGCTGGTGGTCGCCGCCGTCGCCTGCTACAGCATCGCCTACCGCTTCTATAGCCGGTTCATTGCCGACAAGGTCTTTGAGCTGGACGACCGCCGTCTGACCCCGGCCGAACGCCGCAACGACGGCCTGGACTATGTGCCCACCAACAAATGGGTGCTGTTCGGCCACCACTTCGCCGCCATCGCCGGCGCCGGGCCGCTGGTGGGGCCGATTCTGGCCGCGCAGATGGGCTTCCTGCCGGGGACCATCTGGATCCTGGTCGGCGTCATGCTGGCCGGCGCGGTGCAGGATTTCCTGGTGCTGTTCATTTCCACGCGCCGCGACGGGCGTTCGCTGGGGGAAATGGCCAAGCAAGAGTTGGGCGCCTTCGCCGGGGTGATCACCATGCTCGGCGCGCTGGGGGTGATGATCATCATCCTGTCGGCGCTGGCGCTGGTGGTGGTAAAAGCGCTGGCCGACAGCCCGTGGGGGCTGTTCACCATCGCCGCCACCATCCCGATCGCGCTGTTCATGGGCATCTACATGCGTTTTATCCGGCCGGGCAAAATCGCTGAAATTTCGGTGATCGGCTTCGTGCTGATGCTGCTGGCGATCATTTACGGCGGCAACGTGGCGCAAGATCCCTACTGGGGGCCGTTCTTCACGCTGCACGGCACCACCCTGACCTGGGTGCTGGTGATCTACGGCTTCGTCGCTTCGGTGCTGCCGGTGTGGCTGCTGCTGGCGCCGCGCGACTACCTTTCCACCTTTATGAAAATCGGCGTCATCATCGGCCTGGCCATCGGCATCGTCTTCGCCATGCCGGAGATGAAAATGCCGGCGGTCTCGCGCTTCATCGACGGCAGCGGCCCGGTGTTCGCCGGCGCCCTGTTCCCGTTCCTGTTCATCACCATCGCCTGCGGCGCCATTTCCGGCTTCCACGCGCTGGTCTCCAGCGGCACCACGCCCAAGCTGGTGGAGCGCGAAAGCCACATTCGCTTTATCGGTTACGGCGCCATGTTGATGGAGTCTTTCGTCGCCATCATGGCGCTGATCTGCGCCTCGGTGCTGGATCCGGGGGTTTACTTCGCCATGAACTCACCGGCGGCGCTAATAGGCACCACGGTGGAAAATGCTTCGCAGGTCATCAACAGCTGGGGCTTTATCGTCACGCCGGAAACGCTGGCGCTGATCGCCAAAGAGGTGGGTGAGAACTCCATCCTGTCGCGCGCCGGCGGCGCCCCGACCTTCGCCGTGGGCATGGCACACATCATCAGCGAGGTGTTCAACAGCCGGGCGATGATGGCCTTCTGGTACCACTTCGCCATTCTGTTCGAAGCGCTGTTCATTCTGACCGCCGTCGACGCCGGCACCCGCGCCTGCCGCTTTATGGTGCAGGATCTGGTGGGCGTGGCGGTGCCGCAGCTGGCCAACAACCGTTCGTGGTTCGGCAACCTGGCGGGCACCACGGTGGCGGTGGCCGGCTGGGGCTTCTTCGTGTATCAGGGCGTGGTCGATCCGCTCGGCGGCATCAATACCCTGTGGCCGCTGTTCGGCATCGGCAACCAGATGCTGGCGTCAATGGCGCTGATCCTCGGCACCGTGGTGCTGTTCAAAATGAAAAAACAGCGTTACGCCTGGGTCACCATTCTGCCGACCGCCTGGCTGTTCGTCACCTCCATGACCGCCGGCTGGCAGAAGATCTTCCATGAGAAACCGAGCATCGGCTTCCTGGCGCAGGCGAAGAAATTTTCCACCGGCATCGAGCAAGGCACGATCATTGCGCCGGCCAAATCGCTGAAAGACATGGAAACCATCGTATTCAGCAACCAAATCAACGCCGCGCTGTGCGGGTTCTTTATGCTGGTGGCGGTGACCATGCTGATCGCCGCCTTCTTCGCGATCCGCCGGGCGTTGCGCTCCGAACAGCCGACGACGCATGAGGTCAGCGCCGCGCTGCGGGAGGAGACCGGCCGCGGCTGA